A genomic stretch from Pochonia chlamydosporia 170 chromosome 4, whole genome shotgun sequence includes:
- a CDS encoding flavohemoglobin (similar to Trichoderma reesei QM6a XP_006967907.1), which yields MALTAQQIATVKSTAPIVKQYGTTITTTFYRNMLSAHPELKNYFSLKNQQSGAQQTALANAVFAYAAYIDDLPKLNHAVERIAQKHASLFIKADQYPIVGKYLVGAFAEVLGSALTPEIAEAWIAAYGQLADVFIKREKQIYDEAGEWQTWRKFKIVGKEAETDSIISLYLEPVDGKALPGFKPGQYVSLQLPIPELNGLLQSRQFSLSVAPENNMHQYRVSVKKEAVADGLTTEDLAAGKVAGVISNRLHERYNVGDEVELSPPHGEFFFDATTATANTPVVLLSAGVGATPLVSILDSILKSPNPERPVTWAHAARQAASVCFGKHIRDITATASNIKPALFVKNVQDGDKLGRDYNFAGPLSLDKLADEGALFLEDEKAEYFICGPEDWMVKMRDGLTGKGVPVERVHLELFRTGDV from the coding sequence ATGGCTCTCACAGCACAACAAATAGCCACGGTCAAGTCAACCGCCCCCATTGTCAAGCAATATGgcacaaccatcaccacaacctTCTACCGCAACATGCTCAGCGCCCACCCCGAGCTGAAGAACTACTTTTCTCTCAAGAACCAGCAAAGCGGTGCGCAGCAGACTGCTCTCGCCAACGCCGTCTTTGCCTATGCCGCTTACATCGATGACCTGCCCAAGCTGAACCACGCCGTGGAGCGCATCGCTCAGAAGCATGCTTCTCTCTTTATCAAGGCTGACCAGTATCCCATTGTTGGCAAGTATCTGGTCGGTGCCTTTGCTGAGGTTCTGGGCAGTGCGTTGACGCCCGAGATTGCAGAGGCGTGGATTGCCGCCTACGGTCAACTGGCCGATGTCTTTATCAAGCGCGAGAAGCAGATATACGACGAGGCAGGCGAGTGGCAGACCTGGCGCAAGTTCAAGATTGTGGGTAAAGAGGCCGAGACGGACAGCATTATCAGCTTGTACCTCGAGCCggttgatggcaaagctTTACCGGGGTTCAAGCCCGGACAATATGTGTCACTGCAGCTGCCCATTCCCGAGTTGAACGGGCTATTGCAAAGCCGTCAGTTTAGTTTGAGCGTTGCTCCCGAGAACAACATGCATCAGTACCGTGTGTCTGTGAAGAAGGAAGCCGTTGCGGATGGTCTTACGACGGAAGATCTGGCGGCGGGTAAAGTTGCCGGCGTCATTTCCAACAGACTCCACGAGCGGTATAACGTCGGTGACGAGGTTGAACTCAGCCCTCCTCACGGCGAGTTCTTCTTTGACGCTACGACTGCGACGGCAAATACTcctgtggtgttgttgtctgctggtgttggagctACGCCGCTGGTGTCCATCCTCGATTCCATCTTGAAGTCTCCCAATCCTGAGAGACCGGTTACCTGGGCTCATGCCGCTCGACAAGCTGCATCGGTGTGTTTCGGTAAACACATTCGCGATATCACAGCCACTGCCAGCAACATTAAACCTGCTTTGTTTGTGAAGAACGTCCAAGATGGGGATAAACTCGGCAGGGACTACAACTTTGCCGGCCCGTTGAGCTTGGATAAGCTTGCCGACGAGGGTGCATTATTCttggaagacgaaaaagCCGAGTACTTTATCTGCGGGCCGGAAGATTGGATGGTCAAGATGAGGGACGGATTGACAGGCAAGGGCGTACCCGTCGAGAGGGTTCATCTGGAGCTGTTTAGAACCGGAGATGTATGA
- a CDS encoding MFS general substrate transporter-like protein (similar to Myceliophthora thermophila ATCC 42464 XP_003666497.1), with translation MAKDSNRPQLVIQPKPGVANRTASANSFHAGAPIPTLGSFRRQSSTHKYQTFPVQPPKTPLEPTIPSEDASSASSEQSSASGEDAETTPLPVRQLLLLAFLSLSEQTALNSIGPYLPEMVATMPGIPDGQGGLYVGMLASAFALAQLSTNFLWGYASDIVGRKPVLIAGTFSLMGCFCVFGFCKAYWQMVVIHALMGLLNGNAACVPTVLGEVTDRSNQSKAFTYLPVIYSLGSITGPALGGILVNKMGSEYPYLGPNVLGAAMLAASVVVVGIWFEETLDESGDSPWRPAWINRLSAWIDGSDKPEHRRGSWSSRLARASASQQPLLSSASSTSSSVDEDEENQDGDDAKNNDGIHGRPVWKDLLNHTTIILLSTYLVFQLSNISFNSLYPIFASAPAPAGRELSPSKIGFSLSLAGLATIIFQAFLFQPIKSRIGNLGSYRYALFGLGVSMMLMPWVGYLDDKPPLEIGTGRLWLYAELAVVLVLKNICAVGGLSSVMLLITNSAPSHASLGTLNGVAQTLSALGRSIGPFVSGGLFTLSVNIRPKGEALAWSLFGGLALLGWCVSMFIRGDGLESEDWSDGESSETA, from the exons ATGGCCAAAGACTCCAATCGACCGCAACTGGTGATACAGCCGAAACCCGGGGTTGCCAACCGGACCGCCTCCGCAAACTCCTTCCACGCCGGTGCTCCCATTCCTACCTTGGGCTCGTTTCGCCGACAATCCTCGACGCataaataccagacatttccaGTCCAACCACCAAAGACACCGTTAGAACCAACTATTCCCAGCGAGGATGCGAGCTCCGCCTCGTCAGAGCAGTCGTCTGCCAGCGGGGAAGATGCCGAGACCACACCTTTGCCGGTGCGGCAGTTATTACTGCTGGCATTTTTATCGCTGTCGGAGCAAACGGCCCTCAACTCCATCGGACCGTATCTGCCAGAAATGGTAGCCACTATGCCTGGTATCCCCGACGGGCAAGGCGGATTATACGTGGGCATGCTGGCCAGCGCGTTTGCCCTCGCCCAGCTATCCACCAATTTCTTATGGGGGTATGCTTCTGATATCGTGGGTCGCAAGCCCGTTTTGATAGCAGGAACTTTTTCTCTTATGGGCTGTTTCTGCGTCTTTGGCTTCTGCAAGGCATATTGGCAAATGGTGGTTATCCACGCCTTGATGGGCTTGCTCAACGGCAATGCGGCCTGTGTTCCCACGGTCCTCGGCGAAGTTACCGATAGATCGAACCAGAGCAAGGCGTTTACCTACCTGCCAGTGATTTACTCATTGGGAAGCATTACCGGCCCCGCGCTTGGTGGTATTCTCGTCAACAAGATGGGCTCGGAATACCCCTACCTCGGGCCGAATGTTCTTGGtgccgccatgttggctgcaagtgtggttgtggttgggaTTTGGTTTGAAGAGACGCTCGACGAGTCGGGTGATAGCCCTTGGCGACCTGCTTGGATCAATCGCCTGTCTGCGTGGATTGATGGATCCGACAAGCCAGAACACCGTAGGGGATCTTGGAGCTCACGCTTGGCGCGGGCTTCTGCCTCACAACAGCCGCTCTTGTCGTCGGCTTCGTCCACGTCGTCTTctgttgatgaggatgaggagaaccaagacggtgacgatgccaagaacaatgacGGCATTCACGGCCGGCCAGTCTGGAAAGACTTGctcaaccacaccaccaTTATCCTTCTCTCCACATATCTCGTCTTTCAGCTCTCAAACATCAGTTTCAACAGCCTCTATCCCATCTTCGCTTCTGCGCCAGCACCTGCAGGTCGTGAACTGAGTCCTAGCAAAATTGGCTTCAGTCTCAGCTTAGCAGGCCTCGCAACCATTATCTTCCAGGCATTCCTATTCCAACCAATCAAGTCCAGGATAGGAAACTTGGGTTCCTACCGATATGCTCTGTTTGGACTTGGTGTGAGCATGATGCTCATGCCGTGGGTTGGCTACCTCGATGACAAGCCGCCGCTGGAAATCGGTACTGGCCGACTGTGGCTGTACGCAGAGTTGGCAGTAGTTTTGGTTTTGAAGAACATTTGCGCGGTTGGTGGGCTGTCCAGCGTAATGTTGCTT ATCACCAATTCTGCACCATCCCACGCCAGTCTCGGCACATTAAACGGCGTCGCCCAAACCTTATCCGCTCTGGGACGCAGCATTGGCCCATTTGTGTCTGGCGGTCTCTTCACTCTCTCGGTCAACATACGACCCAAGGGTGAGGCCCTGGCATGGAGTTTATTTGGAGGCCTGGCATTGCTAGGCTGGTGCGTCTCCATGTTTATCCGAGGAGACGGCCTAGAGAGCGAAGACTGGTCCGATGGGGAGAGTTCCGAGACAGCTTAG
- a CDS encoding Exo-beta-1,3-glucanase (similar to Zymoseptoria tritici IPO323 XP_003856545.1) encodes MVQVSKILLWALTSAVGAANLQSGNAARDILETAHATDSLKECLKSSHGAPFWMETIHHTGISPFLNDSSYSVFRNVKDFGAKGDGVTDDTAAIQKAIDDGGRCFTGCGPGRGGPDDPPAKTLKPALIYFPSGTYKIKKSLNIYIYTQLVGNPLDRPTIKADAAFNDLYLLNAFPSPPVSPFPTTINLYLQVRNFVFDTTNVDKRSSVACVNWPSAQAVTLSFNDFRMAKQSSHQGVVFNGTTGGGGGSATFMGDLSFTGGAVGIRMNNQQYAIRAVEFKDVKTGIQIDHVFTLSLQGLNFQNCDVGVNYTAAPKSSVGSLVLIDSKASSTKQLILSQHTKNADGSIIIENVKLNDVGVAVSDRNGTVVLPGTSHSSTIKSYIQGTVYKDATTGSYMESSGTYSRSQILLDHSGDYWTKSRPQYERYSSSCFASVKDFGARGDGKTDDTKAIIAALKANVNRRITYFPAGNYRVSDTVLVPAGSRLVGEAWSTLSAIGDKFADESNPRVMFQMGKKGTKGIIEVTDLAFDVADVLPGTILVENNISGCKPGDVGLWDSHFRAGGTIGSAVETKCASYPKSDIPNCKAAFLFLHLRPESSTYMESVWGWSVNRDLDGMSGATNGTSQSIAVGRGMLVESTRGTWMVGTAFEHFVLYQYQFLNAANVFSSMAQTETVYWQPAPPAPAPWVPDPKYSDPDYSNCNKDTPQCFMGWSLRVIGGRDMTFYGLGFWQFFNGLNGVQGPYAQENIVSIEKEPKSLKIYNLGTHLVQNMVTIDGKTAAVSADNKGGWGGLIAAYLPFA; translated from the exons ATGGTCCAAGTTTCCAAGATCCTGCTATGGGCTCTCACGTCCGCCGTTGGGGCTGCCAATCTCCAATC TGGCAATGCAGCTCGGGACATATTGGAGACGGCTCACGCAACCGATAGTCTAAAAGAATGTCTCAAGTCTAGCCACGGAGCTCCGTTCTGGATGGAGACTATCCATCACACAGGAATATCTCCCTTCCTCAACGACTCTTCGTACTCTGTGTTTCGAAACGTGAAAGACTTCGGAGCCAAAGGTGATGGCGTTACCGATGATACAGCCGCCATCCAAAAAGCCATTGATG ATGGCGGACGCTGCTTCACCGGTTGTGGTCCAGGACGAGGCGGCCCAGACGACCCTCCTGCCAAGACACTCAAACCGGCCCTGATCTACTTCCCGTCAGGCACATACAAGATCAAGAAGAGCCTAAACATTTACATTTACACGCAGCTAGTTGGCAACCCACTTGACAGACCGACTATCAAAGCGGATGCGGCCTTCAACGACCTCTATCTGCTGAACGCCTTTCCGTCGCCTCCCGTTTCACCCTTCCCAACTACGATCAACCTCTACCTCCAAGTCAGAAACTTTGTGTTTGATACCACCAATGTCGATAAACGTTCTTCTGTGGCCTGTGTCAATTGGCCGTCTGCGCAAGCCGTGACACTCAGTTTCAATGATTTCAGAatggcaaagcaaagctCACACCAGGGTGTCGTGTTTAATGGCACAactggtggaggtggaggctCTGCCACTTTTATGGGTGACTTG TCTTTCACTGGAGGAGCAGTCGGT ATCCGCATGAACAATCAGCAGTACGCCATTCGCGCCGTCGAATTCAAAGACGTCAAAACAGGTATCCAGATTGACCACGTATTCACGCTGTCTCTTCAAGGCCTAAATTTCCAGAACTGCGATGTTGGCGTCAACTACACTGCGGCACCCAAGTCCTCAGTAGGATCACTAGTACTTATTGATTCGAAAGCGTCTTCCACCAAGCAGCTCATTCTGTCGCAACACACCAAAAACGCAGACGGATCCATCATTATTGAAAACGTCAAGCTCAACGACGTTGGTGTAGCGGTTTCTGACCGCAACGGCACCGTCGTTCTCCCTGGCACTAGCCATTCCAGCACCATCAAGTCTTACATCCAGGGAACAGTGTATAAAGACGCCACCACGGGCAGCTACATGGAATCCAGTGGAACTTATTCACGATCGCAGATTCTTCTCGACCACAGCGGTGATTACTGGACGAAATCGCGCCCCCAGTATGAGCGGTacagctcaagctgctttgcCAGCGTCAAAGACTTTGGCGCACGAGGCGACGGAAAGACGGATGACACCAAGGCTATTATTGCTGCCTTGAAGGCTAATGTAAATCGAAGAATCACATATTTTCCCGCAGGCAACTATCGTGTTTCTGACACTGTTCTGGTCCCGGCTGGGTCTCGACTTGTCGGCGAGGCCTGGTCAACTCTCAGTG CTATTGGCGACAAGTTTGCAGACGAAAGTAACCCCAGAGTCATGTTTCAaatgggcaagaagggcaCCAAGGGCATAATCGAGGTTACCGACTTGGCATTCGACGTCGCCGATGTCCTCCCAGGCACAATCCTCGTCGAAAACAATATTTCCGGCTGCAAACCCGGCGACGTTGGACTATGGGACTCCCACTTCCGCGCCGGAGGAACCATTGGATCTGCCGTCGAGACCAAATGCGCATCGTACCCCAAGTCCGACATCCCCAACTGCAAGGCGGCGTTCTTGTTCCTCCACCTGCGACCGGAAAGCTCGACATACATGGAGAGCGTGTGGGGATGGTCAGTGAACCGCGACTTGGACGGAATGAGCGGAGCAACAAACGGGACGAGTCAGTCCATTGCCGTTGGCCGCGGGATGCTTGTTGAATCGACCCGAGGGACGTGGATGGTCGGCACTGCGTTTGAGCATTTTGTCTTATACCAGTACCAGTTCCTCAATGCCGCGAATGTCTTTTCCTCCATGGCACAGACTGAAACTGTCTACTGGCAGCCTGCTCCGCCGGCGCCAGCTCCCTGGGT GCCTGATCCGAAATATTCTGACCCAGACTACTCAAACTGCAACAAGGACACGCCTCAATGTTTCATGGGCTGGTCTTTGCGAGTTATCGGCGGTCGAGACATGACATTTTATGGGTTGGGCTTCTGGCAG TTTTTCAACGGTTTGAATGGCGTGCAAGGCCCATATGCGCAAGAAAACATTGTCTCTATTGAAAAGGAACCCAAGTCTCTCAAGATTTACAACCTGGGCACGCACCTGGTGCAGAATATGGTCACTATTGATGGCAAGACGGCTGCTGTGAGCGCTGATAATAAGGGCGGATGGGGAGGACTCATTGCGGCGTATTTGCCTTTTGCGTAG